CTGCCATGATGGCTTCCCTTTCCAGGTCTTTATATATCTTAGGAGCTGacccatctatatatatatatattatatacacacaaagtaggatgatgttgctgaactagtCAGGAGAACATTAAACCAGTACATGGCCTTGGGGGTATCAGTGCCGCTATTCCTAGGCACAAACAAGCATCATATTAATGTGAATAACAAACCTGCGGCCTTGAGTTGCCCTTGGTCTCTGGTGTCATGTGTTCTGGGCAAATCATTTCTCACtgtgtttatataaaacatatagggAAACATTTATCTGTACATTGGGTGGGTTGAGCCCCTCCCACTGAACTGAACCAGCCAATCAAAGCAATAGAAGTGGGATAAACAATTATGTAACTTATCATGTCACTCACTGCCCGAGACAATAGTGTCGGAACCATTCCTGCGGGAATTCCACCATCCTTCCGATTTCCCAAGGCAAAGGTAATGCTAATAAACCTGATCAGCTGATACCACTAGGCCCCGCCCACTCACCTGTGTATTTCAGAGCAGGTACCCACACGCCAGGAGTGCACTCCAGAACTGCCCCGGGATCAGTCACAGAGTAGGTGGATCTCTCACACAGAACTCTTGGTTCTGAAATTCTCCACTTTGGGATTCAGATGGGAGAGTTGGGTGGAGATCTCCTGTAATTGGACTTGGCTGGCCTGACTGTCACTTTCTGGCTGACAGATAGGAAGGGAAGAGCAGAAACTATAAGGCACAATAAGCACCAAAGAGGGCAAACGACATTCATTTCTATTAATctgctgtatttttcttttctttcagatGATCGGGGGGCTGTGGTTGGTGGCCCTCCTAGTGGGGGCTGCAAAAGGTGGGTTCCTGAATGAAAGTGTTGATAGAATATTGGAAACTTGTACTTATCTCGTGTAGTTACTATGAAATTGATatgaattaaataaaagtaaagcCCCATTGGCCTCATACCCTGTGCCATTATGTTCCACCACCCCGGGGGGTTTGTATAGAGGGCAAGTTACACAGTAACCGGTCAGATGGAAATAGGAAGGAACAGGCTTTGGGGTTGGGGGAAATGTAAGTGACGCACTCATGAggtctcttcccatgattcccaggCGGGGAGGTTTGTTATAACCGAATCGGCTGCTTCCCAGACAGTGTTCCCTGGGCAGGAACTGTGGAGAGACCCATAAACCATTTACCCCAATCTCCAGAGAAGATCAACACTCGTTTCCTCCTATTCACTCAGCAGAATCCCAATAGCTACCAGGTAagtgcccctcactccccctcTCTTGCCCCCAGTAAAACATAAGGACATAGTATTGCAAAGGTTGTGAAGGACTTTGGCAAATTCTCAATGTCCCAAGAACTGATGGGTCCTTTCATTATCCCCCCCAATCTCTTTACTTCTTGGAGCTACAAACCCTGCCTGTAGGGGCAAATTGATGCAATGAGCTTCTTGAATGATACAACATGAAGGAGGCACTTTCCAGCAGCCACATAAACCCAATGACTGAAGGACCATATACAGGGCAGTgacttattattctttatattacaGGAAATTTCCGCTATAAACCCCTCCTCAATCTCTTCCTCGTACTTTAGAACCAATCGTAAAACTCGCTTTATTATTCACGGCTTCATTGACAAAGGGGAGGAGAGTTGGCTGACGGACATGTGCAAGGTAAgtgataataatatataataataataatataatgtataatccGGCCAATAATTCCCTTTCTTGTGAAAACCCTCAGACAATGTTGCAAGTGGAAGACGTGAACTGTTTGTGTGTGGATTGGATGGGGGGATCCCGAACTCTCTATACCCAGGCGGCCAACAATATCCGCGTTGTGGGCGCAGAAGTGGCTTATTTCATTGACACCCTAACGGTATGTACagtttattagtattattatatcttagtcatATGTACAGTTTATTATCATCCCACTAATACATCTTGAACCCTGTCCAACGAGCCCCTCAACTTAAGTAGATAGTATGATAAAATAATTCCTCCTTGAACTTCTCCCAATCTGTCCATCCTATTAGAGATTCTACCTGAGATCCTCCATGTTCTTCATGATCTCTATGACTTCCTTCATGGACTCAACTCTCTCTTAGCTTCTTCCTTCACTTCCATAATGTCCATGTTGACTTGGTATCTTCCAAACCCAGCATCTAATGGAGACCCTTTTGGTTACTCACTGGATCTAATTCACTTCCTTCATGGACTCAACTCTCTCTTAGCTTCTTCCTTCACTTCCATAATGTCCTTGTTGACTTGGTATCTTCCAAACTCAGCATCTAATGGAGACCCTTTTGGTTACTCACTGGATCTAATTCACTTCCTTCATGGACTCAACTCTCTCTTAGCTTCTTCCTTCACTTCCATAATGTCCTTGTTGACTTGGTATCTTCCAAACTCAGCATCTAATGGAGACCCTTTGGTTACTCACTGGATCTAATTCACTTCCTTCATGGACTCAACTCTCTCTTAGCTTCTTCCTTCACTTCCATAATGTCCTTGTTGACTTGGTATCTTCCAAACCCAGCATCTAATGGAGACCCTTTTGAGTAGAGTATAAGTTCCCACTTGGGAGGACAGTTGTTGTCCTTTGAGACCAATGTTCATGACACATGGGGAGAATTTGGCCAATGAAACTATCATTAGTTTAATGAAAACCTCCTGTAACCTTTGGCCTGGCTTGGGAGCTTCTCCTGCTGAAGACCACATACCCTGTATGATGAGCCCTAGGTCAAGTATATTTGTCTAAGTACAGATTTAATCTCATTAGGAGTTCAGGTTATCTTGATCCATCACCCCCAATACCAACCCTAACCTGTAGCAGTCTTTGATATTACCCTGGGGCACTTCTAGTTACATTTACCCCACATGGTGGTCCTCTGAACATATAATTCAAGCAGGGAACTCCTTTTTGTCAGTTGACATATTCTAGACATGGACCATTTGGGAATATAATACTTTAGGTTTGCACTGGGACTTGGCTACTTTATGAGACCCACTGAGCTCTAAATACGGAAATATTATTTGATTTTTCATTAATAGTAAATAGAAGTACAAATATATTCCTGCAGTAGGGCCCCATGATCATCTACACACGTGCCATTGGCATCACCTACCTGTTAGTACCAGATCCCGAGCCAATTGTTCCATCTGTAAAGCTTTTATGTGCAGAATATTTACATGGATATTTCTTCCAACAGAACATGTATGGATACTCTCCAGCTATGGTGCATGTCATTGGCCACAGCCTTGGAGCCCAAGCTGCCGGAGAGGCTGGAAAGAGGAGGAAAGGGATTGGAAGGATCACAGGTAGGTATGAACCCTGAGACTCTGCCTATGACGATATGATGAAGCTTAGCTAGGTTTGTCTCCATCCCCCATTTGTAATcataggcactaagtttgcccaggtgcagtaacccatagcaaccaataagtaaatgctacctgccgattggttgctatgggttactgctcctgggcaaacttagtgccttttattacatgaaccCCCATGTCTATTCAAGCATGAGTTGTGTTTCTCCAGGTCTTGATCCGGCTGAGCCCTACTTCCAGGGGACCCCATCTGAAGTGAGACTGGATTCCTCCGATGCTAACTTTGTAGACGTTATACATACAGATGCAGCCCCAATGGTTCCAAATTTAGGTAAGGAGAGTGCATTCTGGGACCAGATGCCCCCAACCCTCTCTTCTGTATCTTCTTCATATGTACTTCTATCCAACTTTTCTATTCCACTCTTCAACATCTTCTTCATCATCCCATCTTTCTTCTTTTTCGATTCTCTTTGATCCAATGAGGTATCAGTAGGTTCCTGATCCAGGTCAGCTGATGAGAATCCATTTTCTAACTGCAGGACTAGGAATGAGCCAATTGGCCGGCCACCTTGACTTCTTCCCCAATGGAGGAGAAGAAATGCCGGGATGTAAGAAGAACGCCCTCTCTCAGATTGTAGATCTTGATGGAATTTGGCAAGGTAACTTCTTTTTGAATAAGGATTTAAGGGTTTTGGTGGCTTTTTGTTACAGAAGTATAGTTGCGTTGGGACTATATGTGTGGTGGGTATGTGAGCCTTTGTGCAAGTTGTGGGTATGTGCCTACAGTAGTATTGGTTTGCCTATATCTGCTTGCGCTTGAGAGTGTATAGAGTGCCACATTGGCATATCCAACACTGAGCCATGGTTCCAACTAGTTTCCATCTCAAACTAGTTGACCTTCAAGATGAGCTTCAGGGACATCTATGGGAACATAGTGGTATTGACCCCTAAACTTACCCTAACACCTCCAAGAGAGACACTGCTCTAAGGGATAGAGTTTCTATTGGTCAGTGATGCCGTCAGGTCTTTGCTATCTTTTTGTGTTTCTTTGAGTCTAATGGTGCCACCACCAGAAGGTCTTAAATGCTACACCCTAGTGGAATGCCCAACCTCTTGGGGTCCTGGAAGAGTCATACAGGGACCTATTTTTGAGGGGGTAAAGTAGTAATGGTTATAATGGTTTGGGCTGTAATGGTTATAATGCTCTGGCCAACTATGGTGAACTCTCCAccctttgataaatgggcccctgagCTTTTAGGCTTGAATTTATTGAAGTACAATATGGAAAACTGACCTTGTATTGTCATAATATCCCTGTTTAACCTAAGGAACTCGCGACTTTGTGGCCTGCAACCATCTCCGGAGCTACAAGTACTACACCAACAGCATTCTCAAGCGCGACGGCTTTGTTGGTTTCCCCAGCTCCACCTACGACACCTTTAAAACGGTGAGACTATACAAACAATGGATAAAGTACTGGAAAAATGCATTGGAATGGAACCCTCCCTTGGTTGCACCGCTGGTTTAGCCAATCCATGACCTCTTTAGGGCAAGATACCATCAACAGAGTTGGGGGGCTGCAGGATGGGGTTCCAAGTGTAAATAtattgtaatactaataataCTCTTCCTCTGCCTGTCCCCAGGGGGCGGTGTTCCCATGCCCCAGCGGGGGGTGCCCATTGATGGGTCACTATGCCGATACCTACACCGGACAAATAATCAACAGCCAGAAGTATTTCTTGAACACTGGGGATGAAAAGGAATTTGCACGTAGGTTTCATTTGGGGATATTATGTGCTTATCAATCAGGGGGTGTAACTTGGCTTATGGGGGGCCGGGAGCCTATTGTTAAGACATAAAGGGGTAAATTTActcttgggcagtaacccatggcaaccaatcagatgtttgcatttatttttcttcctgcagctggctgaaaaaaagctaataactgattggttgctatgggtaactgcctaggtgcaaagttgcccagtgtttataaatctGAGTCTAAACCAATGTGTAGCAGCTAAATACACAGTATCCAGGCTCATGAGTATTTAATGTGTATGTATTGTAATTGTAATGTATTGATCTTTGTTCTTCTCCTGCTGATCCAGGTTGGAGGTACAAGGTGACAGTTCAGATCATCAGCTCTTCTGACGTACAGGGATATTTCAATGTGGCTCTGTATGGGGGAAATGGGAACACCCGCCAGTATGAGGTATACAAGTAGGTGCCCACATTTCTATATTTCTTACCTGTTCAGAAATTGGTATCAAATAACTACTCCCGGAATtgtcattgtaagcagcagtcctgccctgctttatggctgagattctagctatctgtataacagagcattctgtcacagtggcacagatcctatctgatccccccattgtaagcagcagtcctgccctgctttatggctgagattctagctatctgtataacagagcattctgtcacagtggcacagatcctatctgatcccccccattgtaagcagcagtcctgccctgctttatggctgagattctagctatctgtataacagagcattctgtcacagtggcacagatcctatctgatcccccccattgtaagcagcagtcctgccctgctttatggctgagattctagctatctgtataacagagcattctgtcacagtggcacagatcctatctgatccccccattgtaagcagcagtcctgccctgctttatggctgagattctagctatctgtataacagagcattctgtcacagtggcacagatcctatctgatcccccccattgtaagcagcagtcctgccctgctttatggctgagattctagctatctgtataacagagcattctgtcacagtggcacagatcctatctgatcccccccattgtaagcagcagtcctgccctgctttatggctgagattctagctatctgtataacagagcattctgtcacagtggcacagatcctatctgatccccccccattgtaagcagcagtcctgccctgctttatggctgagattctagctatctgtataacagagcattctgtcacagtggcacagatcctatctgatccccccattgtaagcagcagtcctgccctgctttatggctgagattctagctatctgtataacagagcattctgtcacagtggcacagatcctatctgatccccccccattgtaagcagcagtcctgtcctgctttatggctgagattctagctatctgtataacagagcattctgtcacagtggcacagatcctatctgatccccccccattgtaagcagcagtcctgccctgctttatggctgagattctagctatctgtataacagagcattctgtcacagtggcacagatcctatctgatccccccattgtaagcagcagtcctgccctgctttatggctgagattctagctatctgtataacagagcattctgtcacagtggcacagatcctatctgatccccccattgtaagcagcagtcctgccctgctttatggctgagattctagctatctgtataacagagcattctgtcacagtggcacagaccctatcaaAATCAAAATGATGTTGTTTGTATTTTCCTACAGGGGGACCCTAAAGTCCGGCAGCTCCCACTCAGCGTTCATTGATGTGGAGTCGGATGTGGGAACCTTGGATAAGGTGAAGTTTGTCTGGAACAATAACCTGATCAACCCCCTCCTGCCAACAGTGGGAGCTCAGTCTGTAACTGTGCAATATGGGAAAGATGGCAGAACGTAAGTATCAGCACCCCAATAATATTATCATAGGTAATagtaataatgtaccccctactgtaaatgataaggatattagcagtcactgaggggttctgtgccccccatataaaggcacaaggctgcaggctgagttatacagggaactctgagtatcactcatgtattataagggataatgtaccccctactgtaaatgataaggatattagcagtcactgaggggttctgtgccccccatataaaggcacaaggctgcaggctgagttatacagggaactctgagtatcaatcatgtattataagggataatgtaccccctactgtaaatgataaggatattagcagtcactgaggggttctgtgccccccatataaaggcacaaggctgcaggctgagttatacagggaactctgagtatcactcatgtattataagggataatgtaccccctactgtaaatgataaggatattagcagtcactgaggggttctgtgccccccatataaaggcacaaggctgcaggctgagttatacagggaactctgagtatcactc
The sequence above is a segment of the Xenopus tropicalis strain Nigerian chromosome 7, UCB_Xtro_10.0, whole genome shotgun sequence genome. Coding sequences within it:
- the LOC100486161 gene encoding pancreatic triacylglycerol lipase, which encodes MIGGLWLVALLVGAAKGGEVCYNRIGCFPDSVPWAGTVERPINHLPQSPEKINTRFLLFTQQNPNSYQEISAINPSSISSSYFRTNRKTRFIIHGFIDKGEESWLTDMCKTMLQVEDVNCLCVDWMGGSRTLYTQAANNIRVVGAEVAYFIDTLTNMYGYSPAMVHVIGHSLGAQAAGEAGKRRKGIGRITGLDPAEPYFQGTPSEVRLDSSDANFVDVIHTDAAPMVPNLGLGMSQLAGHLDFFPNGGEEMPGCKKNALSQIVDLDGIWQGTRDFVACNHLRSYKYYTNSILKRDGFVGFPSSTYDTFKTGAVFPCPSGGCPLMGHYADTYTGQIINSQKYFLNTGDEKEFARWRYKVTVQIISSSDVQGYFNVALYGGNGNTRQYEVYKGTLKSGSSHSAFIDVESDVGTLDKVKFVWNNNLINPLLPTVGAQSVTVQYGKDGRTYRFCGSGSVREEVLQTLNAC